The following coding sequences lie in one Bacteroidota bacterium genomic window:
- a CDS encoding TonB-dependent receptor, producing the protein MRKTTLLTLFISLFAFTLLSNNPEAAESGLRGKVLDKSTSKGLEYATVMVYNQADSSFVTGGITGADGTFDIKLKPGTYYINVQFIAYQPVTISNVQLQRTTQLRDLGSLWLSPDEKILSEVEVVAERSTVEMTLDKRVFNIGRDISTKASNAVEVLESIPSVTVDIDGNVSLRGDDGVRILIDGKMSSLTGNDNRNALRSISADMIERIEVITNPSVRYEAEGSSGIINIVLKKDRRKGYNGSIDLNAGYPLQGGLGLNFNYRFKKVNLFANYNINYNENRGGGKVYRELYNLDIATRQEAERIRKALNNTIRIGADYALNPKTNISNSIMLRASDGKNPSTVTYFDYTDDNLFRQSMRKEEQKSANPAFEYAFDLRRQFDRKDQLFSASLRYNNNLTDESSTIVESVQLAPTLPYPDDLFQRVSTYQKNSSLQAQADYVQPLGSKSKVETGIRYQNRFVSNDYLVETRSDAGVFEKLPDFSNIFEYSENILAAYVLHANELNKFSYQMGLRSEFTDINTKLLETNETNARDYLDFFPSGHLTYKFNPTNSIQASYSRRIRRPGFWQLNPFRTITDNRFIMSGNPNLRPVYTNAYELGYLRFFKKGNINVNAYYRQSNDVFIRVERVDSTGITFAGPQNFAKRDDTGLEIIGMGSVSKWLNLNGSLNFFRAVTQGEFQNKVYDVEDFSWTGRLMARANVKKGLDAQLSLNYQGKAKTPQGNRLPSFGADAGISKDVLKNMGTITLNVRDIFGTRKWAFETFEDNFYSKTEFQWTKTVVTVNFNYRINQQKRRAPERRMENDEFMMEF; encoded by the coding sequence ATGCGCAAAACAACATTGCTAACATTATTTATCTCGCTGTTCGCTTTTACCTTGCTATCAAACAATCCAGAGGCTGCCGAAAGCGGACTGCGGGGCAAGGTGCTCGACAAGTCCACAAGCAAAGGACTTGAATATGCCACGGTGATGGTTTACAACCAGGCCGACTCGAGTTTTGTTACCGGCGGCATTACCGGTGCCGATGGCACATTCGACATCAAACTGAAACCCGGCACCTATTATATAAATGTGCAGTTTATCGCCTACCAGCCGGTGACCATCAGCAATGTGCAGCTTCAGCGCACCACACAGCTGCGCGACCTCGGAAGCCTGTGGCTAAGTCCGGATGAAAAAATTCTGTCGGAGGTGGAGGTAGTTGCCGAGCGCTCCACGGTCGAGATGACCCTCGACAAGCGGGTGTTTAATATCGGTCGCGACATTTCGACCAAGGCATCCAATGCGGTGGAAGTGCTCGAGAGCATTCCTTCGGTAACCGTGGATATTGATGGCAATGTCAGCCTGCGGGGCGATGATGGCGTGCGCATTCTGATCGACGGAAAGATGTCGAGCCTCACAGGCAACGACAACCGCAACGCGCTCCGGTCGATCTCGGCCGATATGATCGAACGCATCGAAGTGATTACCAATCCCTCCGTGCGATATGAGGCCGAAGGCAGCTCGGGCATCATCAACATTGTCCTGAAAAAAGACAGGCGCAAAGGCTACAACGGCTCCATTGACCTCAATGCAGGCTATCCCCTGCAAGGTGGCCTGGGATTAAATTTTAACTACCGCTTCAAAAAAGTAAATCTGTTTGCCAATTACAACATCAACTACAACGAAAACAGAGGTGGCGGAAAAGTGTACCGCGAACTTTACAACCTCGATATAGCCACGCGTCAGGAAGCCGAACGCATCCGCAAAGCGCTCAACAACACCATACGCATTGGTGCCGACTATGCCCTGAATCCGAAAACCAACATCTCCAACAGTATCATGTTGAGGGCCTCCGATGGAAAAAACCCTTCAACCGTAACCTATTTTGACTACACCGACGACAATCTTTTCAGACAATCGATGCGAAAAGAAGAGCAAAAATCGGCAAATCCCGCATTTGAATACGCCTTCGACCTCAGGCGCCAGTTCGACCGGAAAGACCAGCTCTTCTCGGCAAGTTTGCGATACAACAACAACCTGACCGACGAAAGTTCGACCATTGTGGAAAGTGTGCAGCTGGCTCCCACCCTGCCCTATCCCGACGACTTGTTTCAACGCGTTTCGACCTACCAGAAAAACAGTTCGTTGCAGGCACAGGCCGATTATGTGCAACCCCTTGGCAGTAAATCAAAGGTGGAAACAGGAATCCGTTATCAGAACCGCTTCGTATCGAACGACTACCTGGTCGAAACCCGCTCGGATGCCGGTGTATTTGAGAAACTACCCGATTTCTCCAACATCTTCGAATACAGCGAAAACATTCTTGCCGCTTATGTGCTGCACGCCAACGAGCTGAACAAGTTTTCGTATCAGATGGGCCTGAGGTCGGAGTTTACCGATATCAACACCAAACTGCTCGAGACCAACGAAACCAATGCACGGGATTACCTTGACTTTTTCCCCAGTGGGCACCTTACCTATAAATTTAATCCAACCAACAGCATTCAGGCCAGCTACAGCCGGCGCATCCGCCGGCCGGGTTTCTGGCAGCTCAACCCATTCCGGACCATTACCGACAACCGCTTCATCATGTCGGGAAATCCCAACCTCAGGCCTGTTTACACCAATGCCTATGAGCTTGGCTACCTGCGCTTTTTCAAAAAGGGTAACATCAACGTGAACGCTTACTACCGGCAGAGCAACGATGTGTTCATCAGGGTGGAAAGGGTCGACAGCACGGGAATCACCTTTGCCGGACCGCAAAACTTTGCCAAACGCGACGATACCGGTCTGGAAATCATTGGAATGGGTTCGGTTAGCAAGTGGCTCAACCTGAATGGCAGCCTGAATTTCTTCAGGGCCGTTACCCAGGGTGAGTTTCAGAACAAGGTGTACGATGTGGAAGACTTTTCGTGGACCGGCCGCCTTATGGCCAGGGCCAACGTCAAAAAGGGACTCGACGCGCAGCTTTCGCTCAACTACCAGGGTAAAGCCAAAACCCCGCAGGGAAACAGGCTACCTTCCTTTGGCGCCGATGCAGGCATCAGCAAAGATGTGCTGAAAAACATGGGAACCATTACCCTGAACGTTCGCGACATCTTCGGTACACGCAAATGGGCCTTCGAAACTTTTGAGGATAATTTCTATTCAAAAACAGAGTTTCAGTGGACAAAAACAGTGGTTACGGTGAATTTTAACTACCGCATCAACCAGCAGAAACGCCGGGCACCAGAACGCAGGATGGAGAATGATGAATTCATGATGGAATTCTAA
- a CDS encoding DUF5103 domain-containing protein, with the protein MLSAQDLVYDDHNYLPEIQSVQFYRGDDPLSDPVLRTDEAGSLTLAFDMLGDMAYIFDYTIIHCNRDWTPSALRPQEYIEGFTDDRITDYAFSLNTLTPYVHYKLSFPGSQLRPRLSGNYLLVVYRGTPSAPNLILSRRFWVIDPMIPIRASVAQNTRQAGLNRTHQMLDISISLPARFSGIPADAFSLDILQNNRRDNAVTGLKPSHVVPGRMTFEYVRETTFEGANQWRNFDMKSYRYQSERIQRIIQQHDGFLVRLWPDTRRNRQVYKSEPDLNGRRLIRARQDQNTDIEGDYAWVEFFLPWDPPLTHDEIYVTGQLNDWQLNDRNRMTYNFGLRGYELSLFLKQGYYNYLYVLRDKQTGSTSTMESEGSFWDTQNKYTMILYFRQPGTAYDQIAGYALTDAH; encoded by the coding sequence ATGCTCAGCGCGCAAGACCTGGTTTATGATGATCACAACTATCTGCCTGAGATACAATCGGTGCAATTTTACCGGGGCGATGATCCGCTTTCCGACCCTGTGCTTCGGACCGACGAAGCCGGCAGCCTCACGCTGGCCTTCGATATGCTGGGCGATATGGCCTATATTTTCGACTACACCATCATTCATTGCAATCGCGACTGGACACCCTCCGCGCTCAGGCCGCAGGAATACATCGAGGGTTTTACCGACGACCGAATAACCGATTATGCCTTTTCGCTCAACACCCTGACGCCCTATGTGCACTACAAACTCAGTTTTCCGGGCAGTCAGCTCAGGCCGAGGCTATCCGGCAACTATCTGTTGGTTGTTTATCGCGGAACACCCTCGGCGCCAAACCTGATTCTGAGCAGACGTTTTTGGGTGATCGACCCTATGATACCCATCAGGGCCTCGGTTGCCCAGAATACCCGCCAGGCCGGGCTTAACCGCACCCACCAGATGCTCGACATTTCGATCAGCCTGCCGGCACGTTTTTCGGGCATCCCGGCAGATGCCTTCAGCCTCGATATCCTCCAGAACAACCGCCGCGACAATGCAGTGACAGGTTTGAAGCCATCGCACGTCGTGCCCGGGCGGATGACTTTTGAGTACGTTCGCGAAACCACCTTCGAGGGCGCCAATCAGTGGAGAAATTTCGACATGAAAAGTTACCGCTACCAGTCGGAACGGATACAACGCATCATACAACAACACGATGGTTTTCTGGTACGTTTATGGCCTGATACCCGGCGCAACAGGCAGGTGTACAAATCGGAACCCGACCTCAACGGCCGCCGACTGATCCGCGCCCGACAAGACCAAAATACCGATATAGAAGGAGACTATGCCTGGGTAGAGTTTTTTCTGCCCTGGGATCCGCCGCTGACCCACGATGAAATATACGTGACAGGACAACTCAACGACTGGCAGCTGAACGACCGGAACAGGATGACTTACAACTTCGGGTTGCGGGGCTATGAACTCAGCCTGTTTCTCAAGCAAGGCTATTACAACTATCTGTATGTGCTGCGCGACAAACAAACAGGAAGCACCAGCACCATGGAATCGGAGGGAAGTTTTTGGGACACCCAGAACAAATACACCATGATTCTTTATTTCAGGCAACCCGGCACGGCCTATGATCAAATAGCGGGTTATGCTTTGACAGATGCCCATTAG
- a CDS encoding NADH:ubiquinone reductase (Na(+)-transporting) subunit B — MKFLRDFLDKQKPHFSKGGRFEKLHSTFDAFETFLFVPNKVATSGAHIRDAIDMKRTMIMVVLAMIPALLFGIWNVGYQHFLSHGVQADFWQIVGFGLSKVLPIIIVSYVTGLAIEFAFAQVRHHEVNEGFLVSGMLIPLVMPPDVPLWMVAVATAFAVIIGKEVFGGTGMNILNPALTARAFLFFAYPAQMSGDKVWIAEKADAYSGATALGHLLVGEVDKIPSFADMFFGFIPGSIGETSTLAILIGAVILVATGVGSLRIMLSVVAGGLFMGYVFNLIGYNDYMRLPAYYHLVMGGFAFGTVYMATDPVSAAQTNIGKLWYGFFIGVIAVLIRVFNPAYPEGMMLAILLMNVFAPLIDHYVLQSNIKKRLKRAKAAVAA, encoded by the coding sequence ATGAAATTTTTACGCGACTTCCTCGACAAACAGAAACCCCACTTTTCGAAAGGCGGGCGTTTCGAAAAACTACACTCCACTTTCGACGCTTTCGAAACTTTTCTCTTTGTTCCGAACAAAGTGGCCACCAGCGGTGCCCATATCCGCGATGCAATCGACATGAAACGCACCATGATCATGGTGGTGCTGGCCATGATTCCTGCTCTGTTGTTTGGCATCTGGAACGTTGGCTACCAGCACTTTCTGTCGCATGGCGTGCAAGCCGATTTCTGGCAGATTGTGGGTTTTGGCCTGAGCAAGGTGCTCCCCATTATCATAGTCTCCTACGTCACCGGTCTGGCCATTGAGTTTGCCTTTGCTCAGGTTCGTCATCACGAAGTGAACGAGGGTTTCCTCGTGTCGGGTATGCTCATCCCGCTGGTCATGCCACCGGATGTGCCACTTTGGATGGTGGCTGTGGCCACCGCATTTGCTGTCATTATCGGGAAAGAGGTGTTTGGCGGCACAGGGATGAACATCCTCAACCCGGCCCTTACCGCCCGTGCATTCCTGTTTTTTGCTTACCCTGCCCAGATGTCGGGCGACAAGGTGTGGATTGCTGAAAAGGCTGATGCCTATTCAGGTGCAACAGCTTTAGGTCATCTGCTTGTGGGTGAAGTAGATAAAATACCATCCTTTGCGGATATGTTCTTCGGATTTATACCCGGCAGCATAGGCGAAACAAGCACCCTGGCCATCCTGATCGGTGCGGTTATTCTGGTTGCCACAGGTGTGGGTAGCCTGCGCATCATGTTGTCGGTAGTGGCTGGTGGGCTCTTCATGGGATATGTGTTCAACCTGATCGGCTACAACGACTATATGCGCCTGCCCGCCTATTATCACCTGGTGATGGGGGGCTTTGCATTTGGTACGGTTTATATGGCTACCGACCCGGTATCGGCAGCGCAAACCAATATCGGAAAACTGTGGTACGGCTTCTTCATTGGCGTGATTGCCGTGCTGATCAGGGTTTTCAACCCCGCTTATCCCGAGGGCATGATGCTTGCCATCCTGCTTATGAATGTCTTTGCTCCCCTCATCGACCATTACGTGTTGCAGTCGAATATCAAAAAGCGCCTGAAACGTGCAAAAGCAGCTGTTGCAGCCTGA
- a CDS encoding TonB-dependent receptor produces the protein MKTFRHGLLMHLLIGLGYLAQSQEVFPTDIQLVADTTKQSWLEEVVVTTFGSRSLLMEYPVAVSLITASEIRLHEGKGLPAVLHIAPGVYAHQGTLNTNRITIRGIGARVPYATGRLRSWIDEVPLTNGSGYSMVEYIDPAFASQAEVMRSPTTMAHGGSLGGAIMLRTIPDQPAGTGASLRLSAGSYGQQGLAGLFTTGESKNHHRLLLSAGSAEGWRENNSHSRLFAGYATTLNISNKHQLRSTLIAQKLKSYIPSSIDSATFSNNPHAAATNWKNTKGYEDGNRVLGGLSSIWKFEDELVLKTTLYGHLTHEEELRPFDNFFENRRLGGIKIQVTRPLLLDQTKMEFSAGLEGFVEKVGFVNFRNTDGLGSIGDSISRNKENIRSMAMFLQADASRGRTLLSAGLYVQQLKNTFFNRSVVLNREISDTYLTGTVFSPRLAANHSFDKRFSIFGSFSHGFSPPPLSETLDSEGMLNPDIRPEQSRTIDIGLRMLTPNNTFFAELVFFSMHIRHLLVAERIDADRWIGRNAGKALHRGAEITTVLNLTDFTGTNLLHLKWKNTFAAGLYRFLDFEDRGVNHAGRNIPGIPRITLNSMIELRHQSGISLNLLGEYTGKMAMNDANTRYSTSYTLLHARAAWSAKWKRTGLEFYLQANNLTNARYASMILVNAPGQRNPRYYYPGMPRHIEAGSLIRLGN, from the coding sequence ATGAAAACGTTCAGGCATGGGCTACTGATGCACCTCCTAATTGGATTAGGCTATCTTGCACAAAGCCAGGAAGTATTTCCGACTGACATTCAATTAGTTGCAGACACTACAAAGCAAAGCTGGCTCGAGGAAGTGGTTGTAACTACTTTTGGAAGCCGCAGCCTGTTGATGGAATATCCTGTTGCGGTGAGTCTCATTACGGCATCCGAAATCAGGCTTCACGAAGGCAAAGGTTTGCCGGCGGTGCTCCATATTGCTCCAGGGGTATATGCCCACCAGGGGACACTCAATACCAACCGCATCACTATCAGGGGGATAGGTGCGCGCGTTCCGTATGCCACCGGACGTTTGCGCAGCTGGATCGACGAGGTGCCGCTCACCAATGGCTCGGGATACAGCATGGTGGAATACATCGATCCGGCCTTTGCCTCGCAGGCCGAAGTGATGCGCAGCCCTACCACCATGGCACACGGAGGCAGCCTGGGAGGCGCCATTATGTTGCGCACTATACCTGATCAGCCCGCAGGAACCGGAGCCAGCCTTCGCCTTTCGGCAGGCAGTTACGGTCAGCAAGGCCTTGCCGGACTGTTCACAACAGGTGAATCGAAGAACCATCACCGATTGCTCCTTTCGGCAGGCTCAGCCGAGGGCTGGCGCGAAAACAACAGCCACAGCAGGTTGTTTGCCGGTTATGCCACAACGCTCAATATCAGTAACAAACATCAGCTTCGCAGCACCCTCATTGCACAAAAACTCAAATCGTATATCCCGAGCTCCATCGACAGCGCCACATTCAGCAACAATCCGCATGCAGCAGCCACCAACTGGAAAAACACCAAAGGCTATGAAGACGGGAACCGGGTGCTGGGTGGCCTCAGCTCGATATGGAAATTTGAGGACGAACTGGTTTTGAAAACCACCCTTTATGGTCACCTGACCCATGAAGAAGAACTCCGGCCTTTCGATAATTTTTTCGAAAACAGGCGACTGGGCGGGATAAAGATTCAGGTAACACGGCCGCTGTTGCTCGACCAGACCAAAATGGAATTTTCTGCTGGCCTGGAAGGTTTTGTCGAAAAAGTGGGCTTTGTCAACTTCCGCAATACCGACGGACTGGGTTCGATCGGCGATTCCATCAGCCGCAACAAGGAAAACATTCGCTCCATGGCCATGTTTCTTCAGGCCGATGCAAGCCGCGGGCGAACCCTGTTGAGTGCCGGACTGTACGTGCAACAGCTGAAAAACACATTCTTCAACCGATCGGTCGTGCTAAACCGTGAAATATCAGACACTTACCTTACAGGCACAGTTTTCTCACCACGTCTGGCTGCCAATCACAGCTTTGATAAAAGGTTCAGTATATTTGGCTCTTTCAGCCATGGATTTTCGCCCCCGCCCCTCAGCGAAACCCTCGACTCCGAGGGCATGCTGAATCCGGATATCCGCCCCGAACAAAGCCGCACCATCGACATCGGCTTGCGGATGCTTACCCCGAACAATACTTTTTTTGCCGAACTGGTGTTTTTCAGCATGCACATCCGCCACCTGCTTGTGGCCGAGCGCATTGATGCCGACCGCTGGATTGGCAGAAATGCCGGCAAAGCCCTTCACCGCGGAGCCGAAATTACTACTGTGCTCAACCTTACTGATTTTACCGGCACAAACCTGCTCCACCTCAAATGGAAAAACACCTTTGCCGCAGGCCTTTACAGGTTTCTGGACTTCGAAGACCGGGGTGTTAACCATGCCGGACGAAACATCCCGGGCATTCCGCGAATCACCCTGAACTCAATGATCGAGCTGCGTCATCAATCCGGCATTTCCCTCAATCTGCTGGGCGAATACACCGGAAAAATGGCCATGAACGATGCCAATACCCGCTACAGCACCTCCTATACACTCCTACATGCACGCGCAGCGTGGTCGGCCAAATGGAAACGTACCGGGCTGGAATTTTACCTCCAGGCAAACAACCTGACAAATGCCCGCTATGCCTCCATGATTCTTGTGAATGCCCCCGGCCAGCGCAACCCGCGCTACTACTATCCGGGAATGCCCAGGCACATTGAAGCCGGCAGCTTGATCAGGCTGGGGAACTAA
- the priA gene encoding primosomal protein N', which yields MEDSLVLFADVVVPLPLPGFFTYRVPRDMVGLVKPGCRVVVQFGKRKIMAALVREIHNRIPQGVTPKYIMGVLDEQEVVTPVQFRFWDWISSYYVCHPGELMVAALPSALRLSSEAKVMLHPEFEADISALSDNEYLLTEALQTQPRLTVDEVSRIVGFKKVMPLLKTMIEKKYLIMEEELEQKEVPKKKAFVRLSEAYHDEEKLSELLNQLARRAYKQLEVMMVYLRETRFPAGEAIGIELGRIAELSGASPAQVKSLAEKGVLIIEHKTVSRLEQFGKTAEAGNITLSQAQQQAYDQVKEAFGQKDVCLLHGVTSSGKTEIYIKLIDEVLSSGRQVLYLLPEIALTTQIIQRLKKYFGDMLGVYHSRYTTGERAELWRGVLRADDPASRRLIVGPRSALFLPYTNLGLVIVDEEHDHSYKQYDPAPRYHARDTAIVLGKLFGANVLLGSATPSLETWYNAKSGRYGLVQLRERYGGFSLPQTIVVNMREEQRRKTLRSHFSSVLLEKLGETIKTGQQAILFQNRRGFSLRIECSQCNWVPECRNCDVSLVYHKKQNMLRCHYCGYAREVPQQCPECHSTALEMQGFGTEKVEEELGLMMPGLRIARLDLDTTRSKHAFQQILDDFGKGKTDVLTGTQMVTKGLDFDRVNLVGILNADNLLSYPDFRAFERSFQLMAQVSGRAGRKNNEGWVVIQTYRPKNEIFRYVIYNAYEEFTNQQLVQRKQHNYPPYFRLIELRLLHKDSNTLNQAAFVLNNELRKLISFQILGPEYPVVSRIRNLYIKQFLIKIPRHENPAETKHAIASATASLQKTAEFKQVRVQIDVDPY from the coding sequence ATGGAAGACAGTTTGGTGCTATTTGCTGATGTGGTGGTTCCGCTGCCGCTGCCGGGTTTTTTCACCTACCGTGTGCCACGCGATATGGTTGGTTTGGTAAAACCCGGTTGCAGGGTGGTTGTTCAGTTTGGCAAGCGAAAAATCATGGCGGCCCTGGTGCGCGAAATTCACAACCGTATCCCGCAGGGGGTCACGCCGAAGTATATCATGGGCGTTCTTGACGAACAGGAAGTGGTCACCCCTGTGCAGTTCAGATTTTGGGACTGGATTTCATCGTATTATGTATGTCATCCGGGCGAACTCATGGTGGCTGCCTTGCCCTCGGCGCTTCGTTTGAGCAGCGAAGCAAAAGTGATGCTTCACCCTGAATTTGAGGCAGATATATCAGCTCTGAGCGACAACGAATACCTCCTGACTGAGGCCTTGCAAACCCAGCCCAGGCTTACAGTGGATGAAGTGAGCCGCATTGTTGGTTTCAAAAAGGTAATGCCCTTGCTGAAGACCATGATCGAGAAGAAATACCTGATCATGGAAGAAGAACTGGAGCAGAAAGAAGTGCCCAAAAAGAAAGCATTCGTCAGGTTAAGCGAAGCATACCATGATGAGGAAAAACTTTCTGAGCTGCTGAACCAGCTGGCCAGGCGAGCCTACAAGCAACTGGAAGTGATGATGGTTTACCTGCGTGAGACCAGATTTCCGGCCGGAGAAGCCATCGGAATAGAGCTTGGACGCATTGCAGAGCTTAGCGGGGCAAGCCCGGCACAGGTAAAATCACTTGCCGAGAAAGGTGTACTGATTATTGAACATAAAACCGTCAGCCGGCTTGAACAGTTCGGCAAGACCGCCGAAGCCGGGAACATCACCCTTTCGCAGGCACAGCAACAAGCCTATGATCAGGTGAAAGAAGCTTTCGGTCAGAAAGATGTGTGCCTGCTTCATGGGGTGACTTCGAGCGGAAAGACAGAGATTTACATCAAACTCATAGATGAAGTGCTGAGTTCGGGCAGGCAGGTGCTTTACCTTTTGCCCGAGATCGCCCTCACCACACAGATCATCCAGCGCCTGAAAAAATATTTCGGCGATATGCTGGGCGTGTATCACTCCAGATATACCACAGGGGAACGCGCAGAGCTCTGGCGCGGTGTGCTGCGTGCCGATGACCCGGCTTCGCGCAGGCTGATCGTCGGCCCGCGCTCAGCACTTTTTCTGCCATACACAAATCTCGGGCTGGTGATTGTGGACGAGGAACACGACCACTCCTATAAACAATACGATCCCGCTCCCCGGTATCATGCGCGCGACACCGCCATTGTGCTCGGCAAGTTATTCGGAGCCAACGTGTTGCTTGGTTCGGCTACACCTTCGCTCGAAACATGGTACAATGCAAAAAGCGGTCGCTATGGCCTTGTGCAGCTGCGTGAACGCTACGGCGGTTTCAGCCTACCACAGACCATTGTGGTGAACATGCGTGAGGAGCAAAGGCGCAAAACCCTGCGCTCACATTTCAGTTCAGTGCTGCTGGAGAAACTCGGCGAGACCATCAAAACCGGGCAACAGGCCATTCTGTTTCAGAACAGAAGGGGGTTTTCGCTGCGCATCGAATGCAGCCAGTGCAACTGGGTGCCCGAGTGCCGCAACTGCGACGTGAGCCTGGTGTACCACAAAAAACAAAACATGCTTCGCTGCCATTACTGTGGTTATGCACGCGAAGTGCCCCAGCAGTGCCCGGAATGCCACAGCACCGCCCTCGAGATGCAGGGCTTTGGCACCGAAAAGGTGGAAGAAGAACTGGGACTGATGATGCCCGGATTGCGTATAGCCCGACTGGACCTCGACACCACCCGGTCGAAGCACGCCTTTCAACAGATCCTCGACGATTTTGGCAAAGGAAAAACCGACGTACTCACAGGTACCCAGATGGTTACCAAGGGTTTAGATTTCGACCGCGTAAACCTGGTGGGAATACTCAATGCCGACAACCTGCTCAGCTACCCCGATTTCCGGGCTTTTGAACGCAGTTTTCAGCTCATGGCACAGGTGAGCGGCAGGGCCGGCCGAAAAAACAACGAAGGCTGGGTGGTGATACAGACCTACAGGCCGAAAAACGAGATTTTCCGGTACGTGATCTACAACGCTTACGAAGAGTTTACCAATCAGCAACTTGTGCAGCGAAAACAACACAACTACCCGCCTTATTTCAGACTCATCGAGTTGCGCCTGCTTCACAAAGACTCAAACACCCTTAATCAGGCGGCTTTTGTGCTGAACAACGAATTGCGCAAGCTCATCAGCTTCCAGATTCTTGGCCCGGAATATCCTGTGGTTTCGCGCATCAGAAACCTGTATATCAAACAATTTCTGATAAAAATCCCCCGCCACGAAAACCCGGCCGAAACCAAACACGCCATCGCCTCTGCCACGGCCAGCTTGCAAAAGACAGCCGAATTCAAACAGGTTCGTGTACAGATTGACGTGGATCCTTACTGA
- a CDS encoding Na(+)-translocating NADH-quinone reductase subunit A, with translation MSNVIKIKKGLNINLIGEAEKVVRSHSSEVYALKPTDFIGVFPRMLVKEGDEVKAGTPLFLDKYREDIVFTSPVSGRVKEVKRGAKRVLLEVKIESDGKFSSLDFGSANPLELGREGVIEKLLRSGLWAFIRQRPYSVIANPKDKPKSIFISTFDTAPLAPDNDFIVHGQGEAFQAGLDALSVLTSGKVHLNIDANATHSKVFTNSKRVQINQFAGPHPAGNVGVQINKLDPINKGDVVWYLYPQDVINIGKLFLTGQYDSTRIIALTGSEVLKPAYYKTHIGASIESLVKDNVAPGHKRFISGNVLTGKKVELDGFVSFYHTQVTVIPEGDYYEFLGWALPGFNKFSVSRTFPSFLFPSRKYRLDTNLHGGERAYVMTGQFEKVFPMDIYPLQLIKAILVEDIDLMENLGIYEVDEEDFALCEVIDTSKTNIQEIVRRGLDLMRKEMS, from the coding sequence ATGTCGAATGTTATCAAGATCAAAAAGGGGCTGAATATCAACCTTATAGGTGAAGCGGAAAAGGTTGTGCGAAGTCACAGCTCCGAGGTGTACGCCCTCAAGCCCACCGACTTTATCGGTGTTTTTCCGCGCATGCTCGTCAAAGAGGGTGATGAGGTAAAGGCTGGTACGCCCCTGTTTCTCGACAAATATCGTGAGGACATTGTGTTCACTTCGCCGGTGAGCGGACGGGTGAAAGAAGTCAAAAGGGGTGCCAAGCGTGTGCTTCTCGAAGTCAAGATCGAAAGCGACGGCAAGTTCAGCTCGCTCGATTTCGGATCTGCCAATCCGCTTGAACTCGGCCGCGAAGGCGTCATCGAAAAATTGCTCAGGAGCGGCCTGTGGGCATTCATCCGCCAGCGGCCTTACTCGGTAATTGCCAATCCAAAAGACAAACCAAAGAGCATTTTCATCTCCACCTTCGATACTGCGCCCCTGGCGCCCGACAACGATTTCATCGTTCACGGTCAGGGTGAAGCGTTTCAGGCAGGCCTCGACGCATTGAGTGTGCTCACTTCAGGCAAGGTGCATCTGAATATTGATGCCAATGCCACCCACTCTAAAGTGTTTACCAACTCCAAGCGGGTGCAGATCAACCAGTTCGCCGGGCCTCATCCTGCCGGCAATGTGGGAGTTCAGATCAACAAGCTCGACCCCATCAACAAGGGTGATGTAGTCTGGTACCTCTATCCCCAGGATGTAATCAATATCGGCAAGCTCTTCCTCACCGGGCAGTACGACTCCACCAGAATCATCGCCCTTACCGGATCGGAAGTGCTCAAACCAGCCTATTACAAAACACATATCGGTGCCAGCATCGAAAGTCTGGTTAAAGACAATGTAGCTCCGGGGCACAAACGTTTCATCAGTGGCAATGTGCTCACTGGTAAAAAGGTTGAGCTCGATGGTTTTGTCAGCTTCTATCACACCCAGGTCACTGTTATTCCCGAGGGCGATTATTACGAATTTCTCGGCTGGGCACTGCCCGGCTTTAACAAATTCAGTGTATCGCGCACATTTCCGAGCTTCCTGTTTCCCTCCAGAAAATACAGGCTCGACACCAATCTGCATGGGGGCGAACGTGCTTATGTGATGACAGGCCAGTTCGAGAAAGTGTTCCCTATGGACATTTACCCGCTGCAGCTGATCAAAGCCATCCTGGTAGAGGATATTGACCTGATGGAAAATCTGGGTATCTACGAAGTGGATGAAGAAGATTTCGCCCTGTGCGAAGTGATCGACACATCCAAGACCAATATTCAGGAAATTGTGCGCCGCGGCCTCGACCTGATGCGCAAAGAAATGAGCTAA